A stretch of the Armatimonadota bacterium genome encodes the following:
- a CDS encoding SPFH domain-containing protein, whose translation MEPALAGLIAVVVLGVIVAATSIRILREYERGVTFRLGRLIGEKRPGIRWLWPVIDKMLKIDLRIVTMDVQRQDMMTRDNVPVSVDAVVYFRVMNANDAVVRVENYVKATSLIAQTTLRSIIGQAELDELLAERDKINLRLQQVIDEQTEPWGIKVTAVEVRDVVLPEQMKRSMANQAETERARRAKVINAEGEYQAAQRLAEAASIISEHPIALQLRFLQTLSDVASEHNSTTIFPVPIDLFTPFIRGMAQGTQSNPPSEPKADSGA comes from the coding sequence ATGGAACCCGCATTGGCAGGGCTGATCGCGGTAGTGGTACTGGGGGTGATCGTCGCCGCCACTTCGATTCGCATCTTGCGCGAGTACGAGCGCGGGGTGACCTTCCGCCTGGGGCGGCTCATCGGCGAGAAGCGGCCGGGCATTCGCTGGCTGTGGCCGGTGATTGACAAGATGCTCAAGATTGACCTGCGCATCGTCACCATGGACGTGCAGCGCCAGGACATGATGACGCGCGACAACGTCCCGGTATCGGTGGACGCGGTGGTCTATTTCCGTGTGATGAACGCCAACGACGCGGTGGTGCGGGTGGAGAACTATGTCAAGGCGACCTCGCTCATCGCGCAGACCACCCTGCGCAGCATCATCGGCCAGGCGGAGCTGGATGAGCTGCTGGCGGAGCGCGACAAGATCAACCTGCGCCTGCAGCAGGTGATTGACGAGCAAACCGAGCCGTGGGGGATCAAGGTGACGGCGGTCGAGGTGCGCGATGTGGTGCTGCCGGAGCAGATGAAGCGCTCGATGGCCAACCAGGCCGAGACCGAGCGCGCGCGCCGCGCCAAGGTCATCAACGCCGAGGGTGAATACCAGGCCGCCCAACGCCTCGCCGAGGCGGCGAGCATTATCTCCGAGCACCCGATCGCATTGCAGCTGCGTTTCCTGCAGACCCTGTCGGATGTGGCCTCGGAGCACAACTCGACCACCATCTTCCCGGTGCCGATAGACCTCTTCACCCCCTTCATCCGGGGCATGGCGCAGGGGACGCAGTCTAACCCGCCGTCCGAGCCGAAAGCCGACTCGGGGGCGTAG